In Haliotis asinina isolate JCU_RB_2024 chromosome 15, JCU_Hal_asi_v2, whole genome shotgun sequence, one DNA window encodes the following:
- the LOC137266046 gene encoding uncharacterized protein produces MGCKAVYGVLLTIMLWASVQCGKDDKLFFIEISFPPMLGRNESDDIYAMKQLLYNTSGVNTTYALKELGNPVVVAVVKVENDTTWASVTSVLARRGDRYSAIPLYRCEDFARAMNVTLHPQTQEFDNVTIFLADLVFYAKGYTTAEYTDILKSHLQTTSNLLRDGTMMHCYRDMGDVPIRMFHFTEANPSDNIRLEQITRASERFHLDVRSYQHLYLYPSSWLI; encoded by the exons ATGGGATGTAAGGCAGTGTACGGAGTCCTTCTTACTATAATGCTGTGGGCAAGCGTGCAATGCGGCAAAGATGACAAGCTGTTCTTCATTGAGATATCTTTTCCTCCGATGCTCGGCAGAAATGAATCAGATGATATATACGCCATGAAGCAGCTCCTCTACAATACTTCTGGAGTGAACACCACATATGCACTCAAG GAACTTGGTAACCCGGTCGTTGTTGCAG TTGTGAAGGTAGAGAACGACACTACATGGGCTTCTGTAACTAGTGTGCTGGCTCGAAGAGGTGACAGGTACTCCGCCATTCCTCTCTATCGATGTGAAGACTTCGCCAGAGCCATGAATGTGACACTACACCCACAAACACAGGAGTTCGATAATGTCACCATCTTTCTGGCAGATCTAGTCTTCTATGCGAAAG GTTATACAACAGCTGAATACACGGACATTCTGAAGAGTCATCTCCAGACCACCAGTAACTTGCTTCGAGACGGGACAATGATGCACTGCTACAGAGACATGGGAGACGTTCCTATCAGG ATGTTTCACTTCACAGAAGCCAACCCTTCCGACAATATTCGACTGGAACAGATAACAAGGGCTTCAGAGAGGTTCCACCTGGACGTTCGATCTTACCAACATCTGTACCTGTACCCGAGTAGCTGGCTGATCTAA